The Rhineura floridana isolate rRhiFlo1 chromosome 10, rRhiFlo1.hap2, whole genome shotgun sequence genome includes a region encoding these proteins:
- the RPA3 gene encoding replication protein A 14 kDa subunit, with amino-acid sequence MADLFEVPRARVATSQLAQYIGKPVCFVGRLEKIHPTGKFFFLSDGEGKNATIELNTPLEEEVSGVVEVIGRVTNQVNILCVSYTQFREDKNMFDLSLYNEALKIIHEFPEYYSFGTDA; translated from the exons ATGGCAGACTTGTTTGAAGTACCCCGGGCTCGCGTAGCGACAAGTCAACTGGCGCAGTACATTGGGAAGCCCGTTTGTTTTGTGGGACGCCTAGAAAAG ATCCATCCAACTGGGAAATTTTTCTTCCTGTCTGATGGCGAAGGAAAAAATGCAACCATTGAGCTGAACACACCT CTTGAAGAAGAGGTCTCTGGAGTTGTTGAAGTAATAGGAAGAGTTACAAATCAAGTAAACATCCTATGTGTGTCATATACCCAGTTCAGAGAAGATAAAAACATGTTTG ATCTGTCGCTATATAATGAAGCTCTGAAAATTATCCATGAATTCCCCGAGTACTACTCTTTTGGTACTGATGCATGA